The region AACTGCCCTGGGCAAACGGGGAGAAGCCGGAAATAGCGCTGGTTGATCGCCGCGATCGCTTCGTCTTCGCACCGCTTTTGTATGAACTGATGACTGGAGAACTGCAAGACTGGGAAGTGGCTCCTCGCTTTCAAGACTTGCTAGCAGGTACAGGCGTGACCGTTTACCAGAGCACGGTTGCCGGAATCGATCTGGCAGACAAACGAATCCAACTTCATGATGGTACTGAGTTTCCTTACACCAAACTGGTGCTGGCGATGGGTGGAGAAACTCGAATGAATAAAGTGCCGGGGGCTGCCGAATTTGCCCTGCCGTTTCGCACCATCACTGATGCCTATCGCCTAGAGGCACGGCTACAATCGCTAGAAGTCTCAGAGCGCGATCGCATTCGAGTGGCGATCGTTGGTGGAGGATATTCTGGCGTGGAACTGGCATGTAAACTGGCAGATCGGCTCAGAGAGCGAGGACGGATTCGTATTATTGAACTCACCGATCAAATTCTCAGAACTTCAACAGAATTCAATCGTCAGGCAGCCGACAAAGCCCTCAAAGATCGGGATATCTGGCTAGATCTGGATACCAGCGTAGAAGCGTTGACTGCCGACACCATCTCCCTGAACTACAAAGGCACAGTCGATATGATTCCGGTTGATCTGGTGTTGTGGACAGTGGGCACTCAAATTGCCGACGCGATCGCTGCTCTGCCATTAAAAAAGAACCAACGCGGGCAAATTACGGTCACCCCGACGCTGCAAGTCGTCGAGCATCCCGATGTTTTTGCCCTGGGTGATTTGGCAGACTGCAAAGATGCCAACGGGCAACAAGTTGCCACCACAGCCCAAGTCGCCATTCAACAAGCCGATTACGTAGGCTGGAATCTGTGGGCATCCTTGACGAATCGCCCCCTGTTGCCATTCCGCTATCAACATCTCGGTGAAATGATGACCCTCGGCATCAACAACGCAACCCTGACTGGTTTAGGGATAACCCTGGAAGGGATTCCTGCGGTTCTGGCGCGTCGCCTTGCTTACCTTTACCGAATGCCAACGCTAGATCACCAAATCCGAGTGGGCTTAAACTGGATTACCCAACCGATCGCCTCTATCTTGAAAAGTTTGACTTAATTCCGATGTATCCTCAACGCCTCCCACCCCAACCCGGACAAGAATCTGTGTGGGATTATCCGCGCCCACCCCGCCTGGAAGACACCCACAAGCACATTCAGATTATTTGTCACGGGGTCAAGATTGCCGATACGCACCGCGCGAAACGAGTGCTGGAAACCAGTCACCCACCTGTTTATTACCTTCCACCGGAAGATGTTCAGATGCAATACCTGGTAAAAAGTCCCCGTACCACTTACTGCGAATGGAAGGGGCAAGGAGCTTACTACAACGTGGTCATGGGGGATAAAACTCTAGAAAATGTTGCCTGGTACTACCCCAATCCCACCTCCGCCTTTGCGAACATCAAAAACTACATTGCCTTCTATCCCGCCCCAATGGATGCTTGCTATGTGGATGGCGAACAAGTAGAACCGCAGCCAGGAAATTTTTACGGCGGCTGGATTACCAGCGATATTGTGGGGCCGTTTAAGGGCGGAGCCGGAAGTTGGGGATGGTGACAGGAGAATTGAAGAGGTGTTGCGGCGTGAAACACCCTGGAGCCAGGAGGTAGGGAATTGAGATGGCAGTGATTGTGTTTGGCAGTCTGAATATGGATTTGGTCAGCCGCACTCCGCGCCTGCCACTACCTGGAGAAACTATCATTGGCTCTAACTTTTTCACCACGCCCGGAGGAAAGGGAGCAAATCAAGCTGTGGCGATCGCCCGGTTGGGCATTCCCACCAGAATGATTGGTCGCGTGGGCAAAGATGCCTTTGGGCACGAATTATTGACAGCGTTACAGGCAACAGACATTGACACCAGCGGCATAACGGTCGATAACACCACCCATTCTGGCGTCGCCATTATTACCGTAACCGATACAGGCGAAAATCAGATTATTGGCGTATTGGGGGCTAATGCCCAAATTAATGAGACGGATGTAGAACGCTTGATTCAGCAACTGCCTCAAGCAAAGGTGCTAATGCTGCAATTAGAAATTCCGATTCCAGCTGTTAAAGCTGCCGCCCAAGCAGCCCATGAGGCGGGGGTTGTAGTCATGCTTGACCCCGCTCCGGCTCCCACCGAGTCCATCGATGATATCTATCCCTTCGTTGATTTTCTGCTTCCTAATGAGATAGAAGCCGGACAACTGGTAGGCTTTCCGGTGAATTCGCCAGAGACAGCTGCAAGCGCTGCATCTACTCTGCAACAGCGGGGGGCTAAAACAGTCATCATCAAGCTCGGTGCTCAGGGGGTGTTCTGTGCCTCACCGGAGGCAACCTTGTTCCAGCCAGCGTTTTCAGTCCATGCGATCGACACCGTTGCGGCTGGCGATGCCTTTGCTGGAGGGTTTGCCGCTGCCCTGGTGGAAGGACGTCCCCTGAAACAAGCCCTCACCTGGGGGTGCGCCGCTGGAGCACTGGCAACAACCAAAGTTGGTGCCCAATCTGCCATGAGCGATCGCCGCACATTTCTATTCTTCTTAGAAGCACAACTTTAGGTTAGAAAAGCAACTTTAGAAAAACATCTCACCGTCCCCACTGGAAAACAGCGGCACCCCAGGTTAAGCCAGCACCAAAACCGGAAACAACCAGCGTTTCTCCTGGCTGAATTTGACCTTGACGCACTTCTTCATCCAGGACAAGTGGGATAGATGCAGCAGAAGTATTGCCATATTTCGCCAGGTTGCTGAGGATCTTTTCAGCCGGAACATTGAGGCGATCGCCCACAGCATCTAAAATGCGTTGATTTGCCTGGTGTAACAGTACCCAGTCCACATCATCTGTAGTCAGGTTGGCACGGAACAGGGCTTTCTCAATCACCTCCGGGACTCGTCGCACAGCAAAACGGTACACCTCCTGCCCGTTCATCGTGATCGGTTTAAACGTGCCACCACCAATGGTCACGGAGTCTAATAGGGCTTTCGCAGTTGGTTGGTAATTCAAATTCAGGTAATGATTTTGGGTACCGTCGCTGCGGAGTTCAAAGCCTAACAGGCGATCGCAATCATTCGCTTGCAGCACTACCGCTCCAGCCCCATCGCCAAACAGAACGCAGGTGCGGCGATCGCTCCAATCAACCCAACGAGACAACACATCTGCTCCAATCAACACCACATTCTGATAGACACCTGTGCGAATATATTGAGCTGCCGTCACCAGCCCAAACACAAAGCCAGAACAAGCAGCCGTCAAATCAAACGCCACAGCCCTAGTTGCGCCAATTTCTGCTTGCACACGACAGGCAGTCCCAAACAAGTCATCGGGAGTAGAAGTTGCTAAAAGAATAAGATCAATATCAGTGGGAACCAGCCCTGCCATGGAGATCGCGCCGGTCGCGGCTTCAGCTGCCAGCATTGTCAAGGTTTCTGATGGTGTGGCAAGTCTTCGCTGACGAATGCCCGTGCGAGAAGCAATCCATTCATCGGACGTGTCCACAATTTGACCGAGTTGGTGATTGTCAAGAGCAGCGGCTGGTGCCGCAGAACCACTTCCTGTGACCGCAACTCCTACCCCTGGTTGTTTCAAAGCCTTTCTCCGTACACTGCTGAAGTCTATGGTAAACCGCGATCATGCAGTTAGGTTTCTGCAGTCTGGCTGCTAACAGCGGACTCCTGATTCCCTTCAACATAATTCGCCCGGATACGGTCTAACACCTGATTGTCCACTGCTTCTCTGGCTAACCGTACTGCATTAAAAATAGAAGGCGCTTGAGAACTACCGTGACTAATGATACAAATCCCATCCACTCCCAGCAACAATCCACCCCCATGCTCCGCGTGATCAATCCGCTGTTTGATACGCTTCAGGTTGGGCTTGAGAATAGAGACTCCAAGCTTACCATGCATCCCCTGGGGAAGTTCTTCTCGGAGAATTTGCAAAACTACTTCACCGACTGCTTCCGCAAATTTCAGCAGAATATTGCCAACAAAGCCATCACATACAATCACATCAAAATTCCCTGAAAGCACATCTCGTCCCTCTGCATTGCCAATAAATGCCATGCGAGTACTTTCCTGCAGCAGTTGATGAGTTCTGAGGGCTAGCTCATTCCCCTTACTGGATTCCTCACCAATATTCAGTAAGCCAACCTTAGGTTCTGGTACCCCCAGTACATACTGAGAATAGATAGACCCCATCACTGCAAATTGTTCCAGAAACTTAGGACGGCAATCCACATTAGCACCGACATCTAGAACAATCACTGGCTTTCCAGCAATCATGGTTGGAAAAACAGCCCCAATCGCCGGACGATCAATTCCTGGTAACCGTCCCAAGCGCAACAAAGCGGCTGCCATCGCTGCGCCAGAGTGTCCCGCAGAAACAACGGCATCAGCTTTACCTTTTTTGACCAAATCCATCGCGACGTTGATTGACGCTTTGGGTTTTCGGCGAAGAGCACTCAACGGCTCTTCATCCATTTCCACAATATCTGTAGCCGAAACAATTTCTAGTGCCGTCGAAGTTGTATGATGACGCATTGCTGCTTCGACCCGTTCTGGGTCACCAACTAGCAATACCTCAACACCCAACTCCTCTCGTGCTCTCAGTGCTCCAGCAACCACTTCACCGGGGGCGTGGTCTCCACCCATGGCATCAATTGCAATCCGTGCCCGCGTCGATCCCATCAGTCAGCGTTGTTAAAAGTCTTACAAAACATGATTAGCAACTATGTTGCTTCAACCATTCTTACGTACAAGGTGATCTCTGCCTAGCCTATCCAATACTTTTTTTGGCAACTTAGGAACAAGAATTAAATAACCTGGGGAATCTGTGCTGCCCTTACCCCCCTTCTCTTCTCCCAAGTTTGGGAGAAGAGAAGGGGGTAAGGGCTTGGAAGAATATCTAATTACCGGAGTTAATTAAATTTATGACCTTAGCCATGTAGGCAGAATTCGAAGGATCTTCAGAAAATTAATATTATTTTTATATTCTGGTGGGCACTCTAGTAGAACTACTCTTCACAATCTTCTAGCCGTGTATCTACGTTTTTTCTCTTCTACAGTCTCGTTGCTCGTTGCCGCACTGAGTTTAGGAGCCTGCCAACCCCCTCCTCCCCCCCAAGTTGTTCGGCTCTCACCATTGCCGCAGGATAAACAAATTCAGGTCTACAT is a window of Leptolyngbyaceae cyanobacterium JSC-12 DNA encoding:
- a CDS encoding NADH dehydrogenase, FAD-containing subunit (IMG reference gene:2510094740~PFAM: Pyridine nucleotide-disulphide oxidoreductase); translated protein: MSQHPARICILGGGFGGLYTALRLSELPWANGEKPEIALVDRRDRFVFAPLLYELMTGELQDWEVAPRFQDLLAGTGVTVYQSTVAGIDLADKRIQLHDGTEFPYTKLVLAMGGETRMNKVPGAAEFALPFRTITDAYRLEARLQSLEVSERDRIRVAIVGGGYSGVELACKLADRLRERGRIRIIELTDQILRTSTEFNRQAADKALKDRDIWLDLDTSVEALTADTISLNYKGTVDMIPVDLVLWTVGTQIADAIAALPLKKNQRGQITVTPTLQVVEHPDVFALGDLADCKDANGQQVATTAQVAIQQADYVGWNLWASLTNRPLLPFRYQHLGEMMTLGINNATLTGLGITLEGIPAVLARRLAYLYRMPTLDHQIRVGLNWITQPIASILKSLT
- a CDS encoding 3-oxoacyl-(acyl-carrier-protein) synthase III (IMG reference gene:2510094743~PFAM: 3-Oxoacyl-[acyl-carrier-protein (ACP)] synthase III C terminal; 3-Oxoacyl-[acyl-carrier-protein (ACP)] synthase III~TIGRFAM: 3-oxoacyl-(acyl-carrier-protein) synthase III) — encoded protein: MKQPGVGVAVTGSGSAAPAAALDNHQLGQIVDTSDEWIASRTGIRQRRLATPSETLTMLAAEAATGAISMAGLVPTDIDLILLATSTPDDLFGTACRVQAEIGATRAVAFDLTAACSGFVFGLVTAAQYIRTGVYQNVVLIGADVLSRWVDWSDRRTCVLFGDGAGAVVLQANDCDRLLGFELRSDGTQNHYLNLNYQPTAKALLDSVTIGGGTFKPITMNGQEVYRFAVRRVPEVIEKALFRANLTTDDVDWVLLHQANQRILDAVGDRLNVPAEKILSNLAKYGNTSAASIPLVLDEEVRQGQIQPGETLVVSGFGAGLTWGAAVFQWGR
- a CDS encoding phosphate:acyl-(acyl carrier protein) acyltransferase (IMG reference gene:2510094744~PFAM: Fatty acid synthesis protein~TIGRFAM: fatty acid/phospholipid synthesis protein PlsX): MGSTRARIAIDAMGGDHAPGEVVAGALRAREELGVEVLLVGDPERVEAAMRHHTTSTALEIVSATDIVEMDEEPLSALRRKPKASINVAMDLVKKGKADAVVSAGHSGAAMAAALLRLGRLPGIDRPAIGAVFPTMIAGKPVIVLDVGANVDCRPKFLEQFAVMGSIYSQYVLGVPEPKVGLLNIGEESSKGNELALRTHQLLQESTRMAFIGNAEGRDVLSGNFDVIVCDGFVGNILLKFAEAVGEVVLQILREELPQGMHGKLGVSILKPNLKRIKQRIDHAEHGGGLLLGVDGICIISHGSSQAPSIFNAVRLAREAVDNQVLDRIRANYVEGNQESAVSSQTAET
- a CDS encoding hypothetical protein (IMG reference gene:2510094741~PFAM: Domain of unknown function (DUF427)) is translated as MYPQRLPPQPGQESVWDYPRPPRLEDTHKHIQIICHGVKIADTHRAKRVLETSHPPVYYLPPEDVQMQYLVKSPRTTYCEWKGQGAYYNVVMGDKTLENVAWYYPNPTSAFANIKNYIAFYPAPMDACYVDGEQVEPQPGNFYGGWITSDIVGPFKGGAGSWGW
- a CDS encoding ribokinase (IMG reference gene:2510094742~PFAM: pfkB family carbohydrate kinase~TIGRFAM: ribokinase); the protein is MAVIVFGSLNMDLVSRTPRLPLPGETIIGSNFFTTPGGKGANQAVAIARLGIPTRMIGRVGKDAFGHELLTALQATDIDTSGITVDNTTHSGVAIITVTDTGENQIIGVLGANAQINETDVERLIQQLPQAKVLMLQLEIPIPAVKAAAQAAHEAGVVVMLDPAPAPTESIDDIYPFVDFLLPNEIEAGQLVGFPVNSPETAASAASTLQQRGAKTVIIKLGAQGVFCASPEATLFQPAFSVHAIDTVAAGDAFAGGFAAALVEGRPLKQALTWGCAAGALATTKVGAQSAMSDRRTFLFFLEAQL